TCGACGTAGTAGTACTGGCAGCCGGTGAGGTAGCGCATGTAGTCGTTGTAGTGCTGCTCGCCGGCTGCGGCGATGGCTTGGTCCTTGTTGTGCTCCAGGCGCGCGGCCCAGATGCCGAGGGTCTTGATGTAGTGGTTGCGCAGCGACAGCACCTCGGGAACGGTGAAGCCGGCCTTCTCGCCGTGTTCCACCAGCATCTTGGTGCTCGGGATCCGGCCGCCCGGGAAGATCACCTCGGCCATGAACTTCGCGAACCGGGCCAGCTCGAAGGTGAGCTTCTTGCCGCGGGCGCGCAGATCGTCGGGGTGGTACCCGCAACTGCTCTGGATGGTCATCCGGCCGCCGGAGGGCAGAATGTCGAAGCTGTTCTTGAAGAACTCATCGAAGCGCTCGAAGCCGAAGTGCTCGATGGCCTCGATCGACACGATCGCGTCGACCGGAGAGTGGAACTGCTCCCATCCTTCCAGCCGCACATCGAAGGTGCGCTCGGAATCGATGGAGCTCAGCAGCTGGTTGCAGTACGCCTGCTGGTTCTTGCTCAGCGTCAGACCGA
This DNA window, taken from Mycolicibacterium neoaurum, encodes the following:
- a CDS encoding cyclopropane mycolic acid synthase family methyltransferase — encoded protein: MSDKSSGTTDMRPHFEDIQAHYDLSDDFFGVFQDPTRKYSSAYFTGPSATLSEAQIANVDQHLDRLNLKPGQTLLEVGCGWGLTLQRAMEKYDVNVIGLTLSKNQQAYCNQLLSSIDSERTFDVRLEGWEQFHSPVDAIVSIEAIEHFGFERFDEFFKNSFDILPSGGRMTIQSSCGYHPDDLRARGKKLTFELARFAKFMAEVIFPGGRIPSTKMLVEHGEKAGFTVPEVLSLRNHYIKTLGIWAARLEHNKDQAIAAAGEQHYNDYMRYLTGCQYYYVDEALDVSLVTYVKP